One Salvia splendens isolate huo1 chromosome 22, SspV2, whole genome shotgun sequence DNA segment encodes these proteins:
- the LOC121788064 gene encoding alpha-1,3/1,6-mannosyltransferase ALG2-like isoform X1 — translation MEKSKEGSKLNIAIIHPDLGIGGAERLIVDAAVELSSKGHNVHVFTSHHDKTRCFEETVSGIFPVTVYGAFLPRHIFYRLHSVCAYLRCIFVALCVLFLYPSFDIILVDQVSVVIPLMKLKKLSKVVFYCHFPDLLLAQHTTILRRIYRKPIDFLEEMTTGMADLILVNSKFTASTFAKTFKQLSSRGVRPAVLYPAVNVDQFEELSATKLTFLSINRFERKKHIELAISAFAMLYNSQQEFLRGDKREELSLVIAGGFDKRLRENVEYLEELKNLAEREGVSDRVQFITSCSTPERNTLLSQCLCVLYTPKDEHFGIVPIEAMAAHKPVIACNSGGPVESIKNGVTGYLCEPTPQDFSAAMSNFVRDPQLSTAMGMEARQHVVELFSTKTFGHHLNTYVVDTALHSKEE, via the exons ATGGAGAAGAGTAAAGAAGGctcaaaattaaacattgcGATCATCCACCCTGATCTTGGCATAG GTGGAGCAGAGAGGTTAATTGTCGATGCTGCTGTAGAACTCTCATCTAAGGGTCACAATGTTCATGTATTTACATCACATCACGACAAAACACGTTGTTTTGAGGAAACCGTTTCTG GTATCTTTCCAGTTACTGTGTATGGCGCTTTTCTTCCCCGACATATTTTTTATCGTCTCCATTCAGTTTGTGCTTACCTGCGGTGTATCTTTGTTGCtctttgtgtgttatttttatATCCTTCGTTTGACATTATACTGGTGGATCAAGTCTCCGTTGTCATCCCattgatgaaattgaaaaaGCTATCAAAG GTAGTATTTTATTGCCATTTTCCAGACCTATTACTGGCACAACACACAACAATTCTTAGGAGAATCTATCGGAAACCTATAGATTTTCTAGAAGAAATGACAACAG GTATGGCTGATTTAATTCTTGTAAACAGCAAATTCACTGCATCTACATTTGCGAAGACATTCAAGCAATTAAGTTCACGAGGGGTTAGACCTGCCGTGCTTTATCCAGCTGTTAACGTGGATCAGTTTGAGGAACTTAGTGCTACTAA GTTGACATTTCTTTCTATCAATCGGTTTGAAAGGAAAAAGCATATCGAACTAGCTATATCTGCTTTTGCAATGCTCTACAACAGCCAACAGGAGTTCCTACGAGGTGATAAGAGAGAGGAGCTTTCTTTGGTTATTGCAG GTGGCTTTGATAAAAGGCTGAGGGAGAATGTCGAGTATTTGGAGGAACTGAAAAACTTGGCAGAAAGGGAAGGCGTCTCCGACCGTGTGCAATTCATCACGTCTTGTTCTACACCTGAAAGAAACACTCTTCTTTCACAGTGCCTCTGTGTGCTCTACACACCCAAG GACGAGCATTTTGGCATTGTCCCGATAGAAGCCATGGCTGCTCACAAACCAGTAATCGCGTGCAATAGTGGGGGTCCAGTGGAGTCGATAAAGAACGGAGTGACAGGATACCTCTGTGAGCCTACCCCTCAAGACTTCTCAGCTGCCATGTCTAATTTTGTTCGTGATCCTCAGTTGTCTACAGCCATGGGCATGGAGGCGAGGCAGCATGTCGTGGAGTTGTTCTCTACCAAGACGTTTGGTCACCACCTGAATACCTATGTTGTTGATACGGCTCTTCATAGCAAGGAAGAGTGA
- the LOC121788064 gene encoding alpha-1,3/1,6-mannosyltransferase ALG2-like isoform X2: MLGGAERLIVDAAVELSSKGHNVHVFTSHHDKTRCFEETVSGIFPVTVYGAFLPRHIFYRLHSVCAYLRCIFVALCVLFLYPSFDIILVDQVSVVIPLMKLKKLSKVVFYCHFPDLLLAQHTTILRRIYRKPIDFLEEMTTGMADLILVNSKFTASTFAKTFKQLSSRGVRPAVLYPAVNVDQFEELSATKLTFLSINRFERKKHIELAISAFAMLYNSQQEFLRGDKREELSLVIAGGFDKRLRENVEYLEELKNLAEREGVSDRVQFITSCSTPERNTLLSQCLCVLYTPKDEHFGIVPIEAMAAHKPVIACNSGGPVESIKNGVTGYLCEPTPQDFSAAMSNFVRDPQLSTAMGMEARQHVVELFSTKTFGHHLNTYVVDTALHSKEE; the protein is encoded by the exons ATGTTAGGTGGAGCAGAGAGGTTAATTGTCGATGCTGCTGTAGAACTCTCATCTAAGGGTCACAATGTTCATGTATTTACATCACATCACGACAAAACACGTTGTTTTGAGGAAACCGTTTCTG GTATCTTTCCAGTTACTGTGTATGGCGCTTTTCTTCCCCGACATATTTTTTATCGTCTCCATTCAGTTTGTGCTTACCTGCGGTGTATCTTTGTTGCtctttgtgtgttatttttatATCCTTCGTTTGACATTATACTGGTGGATCAAGTCTCCGTTGTCATCCCattgatgaaattgaaaaaGCTATCAAAG GTAGTATTTTATTGCCATTTTCCAGACCTATTACTGGCACAACACACAACAATTCTTAGGAGAATCTATCGGAAACCTATAGATTTTCTAGAAGAAATGACAACAG GTATGGCTGATTTAATTCTTGTAAACAGCAAATTCACTGCATCTACATTTGCGAAGACATTCAAGCAATTAAGTTCACGAGGGGTTAGACCTGCCGTGCTTTATCCAGCTGTTAACGTGGATCAGTTTGAGGAACTTAGTGCTACTAA GTTGACATTTCTTTCTATCAATCGGTTTGAAAGGAAAAAGCATATCGAACTAGCTATATCTGCTTTTGCAATGCTCTACAACAGCCAACAGGAGTTCCTACGAGGTGATAAGAGAGAGGAGCTTTCTTTGGTTATTGCAG GTGGCTTTGATAAAAGGCTGAGGGAGAATGTCGAGTATTTGGAGGAACTGAAAAACTTGGCAGAAAGGGAAGGCGTCTCCGACCGTGTGCAATTCATCACGTCTTGTTCTACACCTGAAAGAAACACTCTTCTTTCACAGTGCCTCTGTGTGCTCTACACACCCAAG GACGAGCATTTTGGCATTGTCCCGATAGAAGCCATGGCTGCTCACAAACCAGTAATCGCGTGCAATAGTGGGGGTCCAGTGGAGTCGATAAAGAACGGAGTGACAGGATACCTCTGTGAGCCTACCCCTCAAGACTTCTCAGCTGCCATGTCTAATTTTGTTCGTGATCCTCAGTTGTCTACAGCCATGGGCATGGAGGCGAGGCAGCATGTCGTGGAGTTGTTCTCTACCAAGACGTTTGGTCACCACCTGAATACCTATGTTGTTGATACGGCTCTTCATAGCAAGGAAGAGTGA
- the LOC121786697 gene encoding peptide-N4-(N-acetyl-beta-glucosaminyl)asparagine amidase A-like, protein MAPLILLLTLSLLQPPPSAANLHKTAAFRSHSSSAAAEAPTTYFEVTRPIPLPSTEPCSHSILHNQEFANTYSKPPILVKYTPKCRDLGKVVLEWTATCRGRQFDRIFGIWLGGVELLRSCTAEPTPAGIVWTVKKDVTRYRSLFLKEQNVSVYMGNLVDTTYTGIYHVNLTFHFYPSTGNHLDVSRAPAELILPISRAPPLNGGAWFEIRNSTDVQGKELRIPNNAYRAVMEVYVSFHENDEFWYSNFPNEYISVNNLTGVPGNGPFREVVVRLDDAVAGAVWPFTVIYTGGVNPFFWRPVSAIGSFNLPTYDIEITPFLGKLLDSKPHSFGFSVTNGLNVWFVDANLHLWLDSEWERTSGEVLEHTDSSSSIKSRVSSSEGKFSAKFSRSVAARGRVESSRGVITTESRQELRYKNKMELRKGGGFQVLEQVIKVRGYVEAVTASGAVFSCGSSRSKMGVRLYSEANEDSFKGNVKLVLDEIWRERSEFGSRFERLKNSQSAGGYLVVENKSLRGLGRTEQDYRYHGDDYCYFRKIRSANYTILHDKESSNCKPI, encoded by the coding sequence ATGGCACCCCTGATTCTCCTCTTGACCCTCTCACTCCTCCAGCCGCCCCCCTCTGCCGCAAACCTCCACAAAACCGCCGCCTTCCGCTCCcactcctcctccgccgccgctgaGGCTCCCACCACTTACTTTGAAGTCACAAGGCCAATCCCTCTCCCCAGTACTGAACCATGCTCTCACTCTATCCTCCATAATCAAGAATTCGCCAACACCTACTCCAAACCACCCATTCTTGTCAAATACACTCCAAAATGCCGAGACTTGGGGAAAGTTGTTCTCGAATGGACCGCCACTTGCAGAGGGCGGCAGTTCGACAGAATcttcggcatctggctcggcggcGTTGAGCTCCTCCGAAGCTGCACCGCCGAGCCCACCCCTGCCGGCATTGTCTGGACCGTTAAGAAAGATGTCACGAGGTACCGTTCCTTGTTCCTCAAGGAACAAAACGTGTCGGTTTATATGGGAAACCTCGTTGACACGACGTATACCGGAATTTACCATGTTAACCTCACCTTCCATTTCTACCCCTCAACCGGAAACCACCTCGATGTTAGCAGAGCTCCGGCGGAATTGATACTCCCCATTTCTAGAGCTCCGCCGTTGAACGGTGGGGCATGGTTCGAGATCCGGAACTCGACAGATGTACAAGGAAAAGAGCTAAGGATCCCGAACAACGCTTACAGAGCGGTGATGGAGGTTTATGTTTCCTTCCACGAAAACGATGAGTTTTGGTACTCAAACTTCCCGAACGAATACATCTCCGTTAACAACCTCACGGGCGTCCCCGGGAACGGTCCGTTCCGCGAGGTTGTCGTGCGTCTTGACGACGCTGTGGCAGGGGCGGTGTGGCCTTTCACGGTGATCTACACCGGCGGCGTCAATCCATTTTTTTGGAGACCGGTTTCCGCGATCGGTTCGTTCAATCTACCGACTTACGACATCGAAATCACTCCCTTTCTCGGGAAATTGCTGGATTCGAAGCCTCACTCGTTCGGATTCAGCGTCACCAACGGTTTAAACGTTTGGTTTGTGGATGCGAATCTGCATCTATGGCTAGACAGCGAGTGGGAGAGGACGAGCGGAGAGGTGCTGGAACACACCGACTCGTCCTCTTCGATAAAATCTAGGGTTTCTAGTTCCGAGGGAAAGTTCAGTGCGAAATTCAGCAGATCGGTGGCGGCGAGAGGGCGCGTGGAGTCGTCTCGCGGCGTGATCACGACGGAATCGAGGCAGGAGCTGAGGTACAAGAATAAAATGGAGTTGAGAAAGGGAGGGGGTTTCCAGGTGTTGGAACAGGTGATCAAAGTGAGGGGGTATGTGGAGGCGGTGACGGCGTCCGGGGCGGTTTTCTCCTGCGGTTCTTCGCGGTCGAAGATGGGCGTGCGCCTCTACTCGGAGGCAAACGAGGACAGTTTCAAGGGTAATGTGAAGTTGGTTTTGGATGAGATATGGCGGGAGAGGTCGGAGTTTGGGAGTAGGTTTGAGAGGTTGAAGAATTCGCAGAGTGCGGGTGGTTATTTAGTGGTGGAGAACAAATCACTGCGTGGTTTGGGAAGGACTGAGCAAGATTATAGATATCATGGTGATGATTATTGCTATTTTAGGAAGATCAGAAGCGCCAACTACACTATTTTACATGACAAGGAGAGTTCCAACTGCAAACCCATctga